In a single window of the Montipora capricornis isolate CH-2021 chromosome 11, ASM3666992v2, whole genome shotgun sequence genome:
- the LOC138024660 gene encoding uncharacterized protein, with protein MGSPLRPLMANTFMCSIEEELESENKLPFYKRYVDDTLAAVKDIATATAFLTTLNEAHPAISFTMEFANNSKLPFIGMELIKIGKQLKTCVYRKTTNKGLLLHYQSHVDARYKQSLLITMLNRAHCLSFSPDLFAEEWGNLKVIFLKLKYPENLINSTITRFIEFRNQPQVGDVQGDAPVRIILPFKNQRSADVVRRQLSDLRKKINSDLRPVFTSKKIADDIKVVEAKPPLINQQCVVYKFKCDLCDADYVCYTCRHLFQPIEEHKHSAIGKHLRDVHNQKNKDLHEEFTILKKCRGKFEFLFYEMLFIQEKKPHLNTQSDSIEAKLFST; from the coding sequence ATGGGATCACCCCTACGGCCACTCATGGCGAACACATTTATGTGTTCGATCGAGGAGGAACTAGAAAGTGAGAATAAGTTACCTTTTTATAAGAGATACGTGGATGACACCTTAGCCGCGGTAAAAGATATTGCAACTGCTACGGCTTTCTTGACAACATTAAACGAAGCCCACCCGGCAATCAGCTTCACGATGGAATTTGCAAACAACAGCAAACTACCTTTCATCGGAATGGAACTGATTAAGATTGGGAAACAGCTGAAAACATGTGTCtacaggaaaacaacaaataaaggcCTACTTCTCCACTATCAAAGCCATGTTGATGCCCGTTACAAACAATCCCTTTTAATAACCATGTTGAACCGAGCCCACTGTCTATCATTCTCACCTGATCTATTTGCTGAAGAATGGGGCAACTTGAAAGTGATCTTCTTAAAACTGAAGTACCCAGAGAATCTTATTAATTCCACAATAACTAGATTCATTGAGTTTCGAAATCAACCGCAAGTAGGCGATGTTCAAGGAGATGCGCCCGTTCGAATTATTCTACCGTTCAAGAATCAAAGATCAGCCGACGTTGTACGAAGACAGCTGTCCGAtcttagaaagaaaataaacagcGATCTGCGCCCAGTGTTTACGAGCAAGAAAATTGCCGACGACATCAAAGTAGTAGAGGCCAAACCACCGTTAATaaatcaacaatgcgttgtctataaattcaaatgtgatctgtgtgatgcagattatgtttgCTATACTTGCCGACATCTTTTCCAACCCATTGAGGAACACAAGCATTCTGCTATTGGAAAACACCTGCGAGATGTCCACAATCAGAAGAACAAAGATCTTCATGAAGAATTtaccattcttaagaaatgccgtGGGAAATTTGAATTCCTATtttacgaaatgctttttatccaagaaaagaaacctcATCTGAACACTCAATCTGACTCAATCGAAGCAAAACTATTTAGTACCTAA
- the LOC138025030 gene encoding uncharacterized protein: MSWRWSSMKFPFPALLYAFVCIVVLLVYIHFSTLPGRFNGNVKHNDETTSSDAQSDGKETRSKASVLTDYTHYTKLLPVLDFRHLGNKRTKVLLLIIISTAPARFPRRQAVRETWWKHCRKNMQVKCFFVTDGFIPDNAKRDLLLQERNQYKDIELQPLLGWEFGLRFLYQIKWAYAKFDFQYLLRLDDDYFLCLKRLLAELPMRPKENLIWGLFHCQAGITWIDESFMIFTPDIISKFLSQNESTMLCHPHADQQIGLWLNGIPTKQFIHDSRLYHHPPASFNPKFNKVTDVCDSYLGIHGTYEEKMRYFGSNANDGRKEESPFSDFASHCGTTKFDYRALGEQWRYEPKLCKDNPRWNEGKPMHVGRENRLA, encoded by the exons ATGTCCTGGAGGTGGTCATCCATGAAGTTTCCTTTTCCTGCACTCCTTTATGcttttgtttgcatagtggTACTCTTGGTTtatattcatttttcaactttacCTGGACGCTTTAATGGAAATGTGAAACACAACGATGAAACAACGTCTAGCGACGCACAAAGTGATGGCAAAGAGACCCGCTCAAAGGCATCTGTTCTAACGGACTATACGCATTACACGAAGCTGCTTCCAGTACTGGACTTCAGACATTTGGGAAACAAGCGAACGAAAGTACTGTTGTTGATCATTATTAGCACAGCTCCTGCACGATTTCCGAGAAGGCAGGCAGTAAGGGAAACATGGTGGAAACACTGTCGGAAAAACATGCAG GTTAAATGTTTCTTCGTTACCGACGGCTTTATTCCGGACAATGCAAAGCGCGATCTTCTTTTACAAGAAAGAAATCAGTACAAGGATATAGAACTACAGCCGTTGCTGGGTTGGGAGTTCGGACTGCGCTTTCTCTACCAAATTAAATGGGCTTACGCCAAGTTTGACTTTCAATACCTTCTTAGACTAGACGATGATTACTTCCTTTGTCTAAAGAGACTTCTTGCTGAActgccaatgcgaccaaaagaAAATCTCATCTGGGGACTTTTTCATTGCCAAGCAGGCATAACATGGATAGATGAATCATTCATGATATTCACGCCGGATATCATTTCTAAATTCTTGTCACAAAATGAAAGTACAATGCTATGTCATCCGCACGCCGATCAGCAGATTGGCTTATGGTTAAATGGCATTCCAACAAAACAATTTATCCACGACTCAAGGTTGTATCACCATCCGCCAGCCTCATTTAATCCAAAGTTTAACAAGGTGACAGACGTTTGTGATTCGTATTTAGGGATACACGGGACTTACGAAGAGAAGATGCGATATTTTGGGTCAAACGCGAACGATGGCAGGAAAGAGGAGAGCCCGTTTTCTGATTTCGCATCTCACTGTGGAACTACAAAGTTTGATTATCGTGCCCTTGGAGAGCAATGGAGATATGAACCTAAACTTTGCAAAGACAATCCCAGATGGAACGAAGGAAAACCCATGCACGTTGGCCGAGAAAATCGTTTAGCTTGA